In Candidatus Poribacteria bacterium, the DNA window CGGTCAATGACTGCTATGACATGTTCGACTGTGTATCCCTCGGCGCGGATCTGTTCAACTGATGTACAGACCTGCCCCGCGGTTGTAATCACATCCTCTATGACGACAAGTGTGCTACCTTCCTTAACGCCTCCCTCTATGAGATTACAGGTGCCGTAGGTTTTCGCTTCCTTTCGGACGTAGAAGCAGGGCAGTCCTGTTTGCAATGAGAGCGCGGTTGCGAGTGGAATACCACCTAATTCCAAGCCTGCTAAACCGTCACATTTCGACGGCAGCAGTTTCGCCATTTCTTCAGCGATCGCAATGAGTAGCGTTGGGTTACTCTCAAACCGGTATTTGTCCCAATAGAAGTTGCTTATATTCCCAGAGCGGAGTAAGAATTCTCCTGTAAGATATGAGGCGGTACGAATCTGTTTTGCGAGTTCTGTTTTTGTCATTATTAGTTGTCAGTTTTCAGTACGATTTTTCTGCGAAAAATCTTTCAGTTGTCAGTAGCTTTCAGTTGTCAGAGCGGTTTTTCTGCCAAAAACCTTCAGTTTTCAGAAAAAGAGTTGGGATACTCCCAAAACCTCTTAACTAACAACTGACAACCGAGAACTGACAACTATTAAAATATCTCAATGTGTGCAGTTTCGCCTGCTACCACTTCTCCGATAACAGCGGCTTCGGGGCAGTCGGCGGCGTGGAGTTCTGCTAACGCTGCATCGGCATTCTCAGCAGACAGTGAGAACAGCAAACCGCCGGAGGTCTCCGCCTCCATCAGAATATGATGCATCACTTCACTATTCGTATGGAAGGTGACCTTGTCCTCAAGGAATGTCATATTCGCGAGATAGGCTTGCGTGTAGGTGTCTTGCGCAACAAGCGCAGGCGCGTCTGCAAAGTAGGGCACTGCCCTGCTGTCAATCTTCAGACGAACATCGTTACCTGCTGCCATCTCCGAGGCGTGCCCTAACAAACCGTAACCTGTGACATCCGTGCAAGCACTGGCACCGTATTTTAGCATTACAGCAGATGCGGAGGCATTGAGACGGGTCATCGATTCAACAAGTTGTGGGAGGATAGCGTCGCCGATTTTATCGAATTTCAGTCCGGTCGTGAGGATACCGATGCCGAGGTTCTTGGTTAGGATGAGGACTTCACCCGGACGCGCCCCGTAGTTTTTGACGAATTTTTCTGGATGCACGATACCCGTTACGGAGAGTCCGTACATCAGTTCCGGTGCATCCACCGTATGCCCACCGACAAGCGCAGCACCTGCCTCAATAGCCTTCTCCGTTCCACCCTCGATGATGTCGCCGAGGATAGGAAGCGCAAGGTCGGCTTTGGGCCAACAGGTGATGTTCAACGCCGTTTTTGGGACACCGCCCATGCTATAGACATCGCTCAGTGAGTTCGTCGCTGCGATCGCACCAAATGTGTAAGGATCGTCTACGATAGGTGTGAAGTAGTCCACGGTGTTGACGAGCGCGATCTCGTCGGAAATGCGGTAGATTCCGGCATCATCGGAGGTTTCGGTACCGACGAGTAGGTTCGGGTCGGTAGATTTCGGGATTTTACCTAAAATGTGCGCAAGCTCACCCGGAGCGAGTTTTGATGCTCACCCAGCACATTTCACGGTTGCTGTTAGACGGATTTTCTCTTGTATCATAATAGAGTTGTCAGTTGTCGGTTGTCAGTACTCAGTTTAAAGAGGACCCTGATTTAACCAAGCCATCTCTTAACTGATAATTGTTAACTTGTTACTGCAGATCCTCCAAGACGGATTTTACGTACGCCACGCTCCTGCCATCCTGATGGAACTGATCGCCGTCGCGGATACCCTCAATCGCCAGATAGCCATCGTAGCCAGCATCAAGCACCGCCGCGATCGCGAAGCGGTAGTCGATTTCACCATCGGGCAGCGGGACTTGGACGTAGATAGCCGTTTCCAGATCGGGTATATGTACCCGATAGAGGCTCTTGCAATGCCAATAGTTGACGTGTGGTGCAACTGCTGTGATTGCGGCTTCACACGTCTCCTCTGGAATATCGTAGGTCCAGTAGACATTACCTAAATCCGGGTTTACGCCAACGTTCTGTGCGTCGATTAATTCTAACAGACGGAGCGTTGACGAACTGTTGTCCGCGATTGAGTTTTGATGGATTTCTATGGAGATCTCAATGCCGAGATCCGCGGCGACAACGGCGGCTTCACTCACAGCCTTGGCAGTCCGTTTGTAGTCTTCATCATTTGCTTGGCGGCTTGATCCTTGTGAGACGGATTCACCACGATATGTGCCTTTTCCCTCTGGATTGTCGGGGGGTGTCGTAACAGTGGAATTAACAATACCGCTGCCCATCTTCGCAGCGAAGTGAACGGCATCTATCATGCGTTGTTTGTTTGCTGCAGCGACTTGTGGGTCCCTCGCAGCACCACCGCCACCGCGAATTGCGACGCACGGCATACCTGCGTCTTCAAGTTCTGAGCGGAGCGTCTCAGCTTCAGCGTCAGAGAGGTTCATCGCAGGAAGTTCAATTCCCTCGAATCCAATCTTGTTGACGTGTTTCAAAAACCGTTGTCTATCTGTTGTATCAGTGGGTAACGCCCCACCGTTGTAGGGATACGATGCACATCGTCTAAAAGCGTAGGCTATCTTCATTAAGGCTCTCCTTCAAATAGGTATGCTACAGCCTGCTGAAATTCTTGAAAAAGTTGAGGGTTTAGAGCATCCATCGCCTCAGGAGTCTCCCGGGCATCATTGCTGTCGGAGGACTCTTCTTGGAGCGCGGTATCTTGGACATCGGATTGGGTACTCACACCGTTATTCTGGTTAGATAGTGTAGCA includes these proteins:
- the pyrE gene encoding orotate phosphoribosyltransferase; the protein is MTKTELAKQIRTASYLTGEFLLRSGNISNFYWDKYRFESNPTLLIAIAEEMAKLLPSKCDGLAGLELGGIPLATALSLQTGLPCFYVRKEAKTYGTCNLIEGGVKEGSTLVVIEDVITTAGQVCTSVEQIRAEGYTVEHVIAVIDRQAGGEAKINALGCSFASVFTLAELEGE
- a CDS encoding sugar phosphate isomerase/epimerase gives rise to the protein MKIAYAFRRCASYPYNGGALPTDTTDRQRFLKHVNKIGFEGIELPAMNLSDAEAETLRSELEDAGMPCVAIRGGGGAARDPQVAAANKQRMIDAVHFAAKMGSGIVNSTVTTPPDNPEGKGTYRGESVSQGSSRQANDEDYKRTAKAVSEAAVVAADLGIEISIEIHQNSIADNSSSTLRLLELIDAQNVGVNPDLGNVYWTYDIPEETCEAAITAVAPHVNYWHCKSLYRVHIPDLETAIYVQVPLPDGEIDYRFAIAAVLDAGYDGYLAIEGIRDGDQFHQDGRSVAYVKSVLEDLQ